A genomic segment from Candidatus Atribacteria bacterium encodes:
- the nrdD gene encoding anaerobic ribonucleoside-triphosphate reductase, whose product MIKTIKKREGQLVDFDKKKITGAIFSAMLTAGEEDKTVSEKIADQVIIKLEKKFENKVPQVEEVQDIVEETLIQEGMVKVAKAYILYRDKRRRIRESLKVRKKIKNHKNMTDLSLLVSTPTSETISPWGRQKIIQALVKEAELPLNVSVKIAKAVENKIVDLNLSEISTSLIRELVDNELFTMGYEQKWRKQKVIGMPTFDLKQLFLSKSKENSNIGTNNPEAINLTIAENTIKQYMLQEVFSKEIADAHLKGWIHIHDLGYPRIYCSGHSLEFLKKYGLELENLDTSSAPARHTRTLTGHLNTFLASMQAYYAGALGIGYLNIMYAPFLVGLTFKEIKQEAQYLIFSGSQNAFSRGGQSLFLDFNVHLGIPNYLVNIPAIGPGGKYTGKTYGEYQKESQLFLRALMEVWKEGDYHGKVFAFPKMDLHIDNQSFEEPEQIRLLKYACEIASENGSPYFIFDREDISLAACCRLKTEITDQEMIKYPEKLRFAGIQNVTINLPQCAYRAFPDNMISGSFHDVKNANVLALFLEKIDQALCLAVRAHLQKKKFLGMMMENPSGPLWQIGKLAQDGKPYVNLDEGTYLIGLIGLNEAVQYITGKQLHENEDVFKLGLKIVSFMSLKCREYSKKYNLKLSLEESPAESAAGRLAKIDLQEFPNSEKVIKGNSNGDESYYTNSIHFAASAPVDLITRIIKQSKFHPLIKSGAIIHAFVGENQPSPESIYNLIKKVWRHTKCSQLTISPEFTICNICSEVSRGLQENCSGCGSGDVYGVTRIVGYYSKITNWNKNKIGELKDRHSGNYNIN is encoded by the coding sequence ATGATAAAGACCATTAAAAAAAGAGAAGGTCAATTAGTAGACTTTGATAAAAAGAAGATAACCGGAGCTATTTTTTCCGCAATGTTAACAGCAGGGGAAGAAGATAAAACTGTATCAGAAAAAATAGCTGACCAAGTCATTATAAAATTAGAGAAAAAATTTGAGAATAAGGTCCCTCAAGTGGAAGAAGTACAGGATATAGTAGAAGAAACATTGATTCAAGAGGGAATGGTAAAGGTAGCCAAGGCGTACATTTTGTATCGGGACAAGCGAAGGAGAATCAGAGAAAGTTTAAAAGTCAGAAAAAAAATAAAGAACCACAAAAATATGACCGATCTTTCCTTGTTGGTTTCTACCCCCACCTCCGAGACCATTTCTCCTTGGGGAAGGCAAAAAATTATTCAAGCTCTGGTCAAGGAAGCCGAGCTACCTTTAAATGTTTCTGTAAAGATAGCTAAGGCAGTAGAAAATAAGATAGTCGATTTAAATTTGAGTGAGATTTCTACTTCTTTGATTAGAGAATTGGTAGATAATGAGCTTTTTACCATGGGGTATGAACAAAAGTGGAGGAAGCAAAAGGTCATCGGAATGCCTACTTTTGATCTGAAACAATTGTTTTTATCCAAGAGTAAGGAAAACAGTAATATTGGAACCAATAATCCGGAAGCCATAAACTTAACTATTGCCGAAAACACCATCAAACAATATATGTTGCAGGAAGTGTTTTCTAAAGAAATAGCAGATGCCCATTTAAAAGGATGGATCCATATTCATGATTTAGGCTACCCTAGAATTTATTGTTCCGGTCATTCTCTCGAATTTTTGAAAAAATATGGTCTTGAATTGGAAAATTTAGATACTTCTTCTGCTCCAGCTAGGCATACCAGGACCTTAACCGGACATTTAAATACTTTTTTGGCTTCCATGCAAGCCTACTATGCGGGTGCTTTAGGTATCGGTTATTTAAACATCATGTACGCTCCTTTTTTGGTAGGTTTGACTTTTAAAGAAATAAAACAAGAAGCTCAATATTTAATATTTAGCGGTTCGCAAAATGCCTTTTCCAGAGGTGGGCAAAGTCTTTTTCTGGATTTTAATGTCCACCTCGGTATTCCTAATTATCTGGTAAATATACCAGCAATCGGGCCAGGAGGCAAATATACCGGAAAAACTTATGGAGAATATCAGAAAGAATCCCAGTTATTTTTAAGAGCTTTAATGGAGGTTTGGAAAGAGGGGGATTATCACGGAAAGGTATTTGCTTTTCCCAAGATGGATTTACACATCGATAACCAATCTTTCGAGGAACCGGAACAGATAAGATTATTAAAATATGCCTGTGAAATAGCTTCTGAGAACGGTTCACCTTATTTCATTTTTGATAGGGAAGATATAAGTTTAGCTGCTTGTTGCCGGCTAAAAACAGAAATAACCGATCAGGAAATGATAAAATACCCGGAAAAGTTAAGATTTGCTGGGATACAGAATGTTACTATCAATTTACCGCAATGTGCCTATAGGGCTTTTCCTGATAATATGATTTCCGGATCGTTTCATGACGTAAAAAATGCAAATGTCCTAGCCTTATTTTTGGAAAAAATTGATCAAGCTTTGTGTTTGGCGGTTCGAGCTCACTTGCAGAAAAAAAAGTTTTTGGGGATGATGATGGAAAATCCCAGTGGACCTTTATGGCAAATAGGCAAGTTAGCCCAGGATGGAAAACCTTACGTAAATTTAGATGAAGGAACTTACTTAATAGGATTAATCGGATTGAACGAAGCAGTCCAGTATATTACCGGAAAACAACTTCATGAAAACGAGGATGTTTTTAAATTAGGATTAAAAATAGTATCCTTTATGAGTTTAAAATGCAGAGAATATAGTAAAAAATATAATTTGAAATTATCCCTGGAGGAATCTCCCGCTGAAAGCGCGGCTGGAAGGTTAGCAAAAATCGATTTACAGGAATTTCCCAATAGTGAGAAAGTTATAAAAGGAAATTCCAATGGAGACGAAAGTTATTATACTAATAGTATCCATTTTGCTGCTTCAGCACCGGTAGATTTGATCACTCGAATTATTAAGCAGAGTAAGTTTCATCCTTTAATAAAGAGCGGAGCCATAATTCATGCTTTTGTAGGAGAAAATCAACCTTCACCGGAGAGTATCTATAATTTAATCAAAAAAGTTTGGAGACATACTAAATGTTCCCAACTTACTATTTCCCCCGAGTTTACCATATGCAATATCTGCAGTGAAGTAAGCAGAGGATTACAGGAGAATTGTAGCGGATGTGGGAGTGGAGATGTATATGGAGTAACTAGAATAGTAGGATATTATAGTAAAATAACTAACTGGAATAAAAATAAGATTGGTGAACTAAAGGATCGGCATTCCGGAAATTATAATATAAATTAG
- a CDS encoding FAD-binding oxidoreductase: MNKRANVVIIGGGIVGCSIAYNLARMGCKNIVLFEKNTLASGATGRCGAGIRQQFGTEMNCILARESIKIFENLSQELDYDIELNQGGYLILAYTEKEVNQFKKNITLEQSLGINARLITMQEAQDIVPPLNTEGLLGATFCPTDGHANPFNTNFAYAEAAQRLGVKINNFTEVKEIKIENDRIASVRTNQGEVFTPIVINAAGGYASEIGKMVGVDIPVYSQRHQILITEPIDPLFRPMLMSFSANFYCQQTPHGSIIMGFGDPNEPKGHDIGSSWQFAHEMAQKITAVVPLLKEVSMVRQWSGLYNMSLDSQPILGEHPRIKGFYMAVGFSGHGFMLAPIVSRLMAELILKSQPSIPIDKLNIGRFERGELIIEPSVV; encoded by the coding sequence ATGAATAAAAGAGCAAATGTAGTCATCATAGGTGGAGGAATTGTCGGTTGCAGTATCGCCTATAATTTAGCCAGAATGGGATGTAAGAATATAGTCTTATTTGAAAAAAATACTTTAGCCAGTGGGGCGACCGGAAGATGCGGAGCAGGGATTAGACAGCAGTTTGGGACCGAAATGAATTGTATTCTGGCTCGGGAGAGTATAAAAATATTCGAGAATTTAAGTCAAGAACTGGATTATGATATCGAACTCAATCAAGGCGGATATCTAATACTGGCTTATACCGAAAAAGAAGTCAATCAGTTCAAGAAAAACATAACATTGGAACAATCATTGGGCATTAACGCTAGGTTAATTACCATGCAGGAAGCCCAGGATATTGTCCCTCCTTTAAATACGGAAGGATTACTAGGTGCCACCTTCTGTCCTACTGATGGTCACGCCAATCCCTTTAATACTAATTTTGCATATGCAGAGGCAGCCCAAAGGTTAGGGGTAAAGATTAATAATTTTACCGAAGTAAAAGAAATTAAGATCGAAAATGATAGAATAGCATCAGTTAGAACTAATCAGGGAGAAGTATTCACGCCCATTGTAATCAATGCTGCCGGTGGTTATGCTTCCGAAATAGGAAAAATGGTCGGAGTAGACATACCGGTTTACTCACAAAGGCATCAAATTTTAATCACTGAACCGATTGACCCTCTATTTAGACCGATGCTAATGTCTTTCTCCGCTAATTTTTACTGTCAGCAAACTCCTCATGGGAGTATTATTATGGGCTTTGGCGATCCCAATGAACCCAAAGGTCACGATATAGGTTCAAGTTGGCAGTTTGCTCACGAGATGGCCCAAAAGATCACCGCAGTCGTTCCTTTATTAAAAGAAGTGAGTATGGTAAGACAATGGTCAGGCTTATATAATATGAGTCTTGATTCTCAACCGATATTGGGAGAGCATCCCCGGATAAAGGGCTTTTATATGGCAGTAGGCTTCAGCGGACATGGATTTATGCTAGCCCCTATAGTCAGCCGGCTTATGGCAGAGTTAATACTGAAGAGTCAGCCTTCTATCCCCATTGATAAATTAAATATAGGCAGATTTGAACGAGGTGAACTGATTATTGAGCCCTCGGTAGTGTAG
- a CDS encoding anaerobic ribonucleoside-triphosphate reductase activating protein, whose amino-acid sequence MSIAIKQMIKTSLIDWEGKIVSTLYLPGCNFRCPFCYNVELILHPDHLKNIPQKEIDNYLLERKDFIDGICMSGGEPTLYSHLPEYFKGLKEKGFLVKLDTNGTNPELLKKLLNFNLVDFIALDIKSSLDPDNYFKAACIQDEIIIEKIKDSIELIMNSNIDYEFRTTVVPLLHSEETIMEIAKYISGAKKYVLQNFSPLEMTLDPSFQKIKSYSTEKMQELSDKAKKYVPNCYWR is encoded by the coding sequence TTGAGTATTGCTATTAAGCAAATGATAAAAACCTCTCTAATTGATTGGGAGGGGAAAATTGTTTCTACTTTATATCTTCCTGGATGTAATTTTAGATGCCCCTTCTGCTATAATGTTGAATTAATATTACATCCGGATCATCTTAAAAATATTCCCCAAAAAGAAATAGACAATTATCTCCTGGAGAGGAAAGATTTTATCGATGGTATATGCATGAGCGGAGGAGAACCTACCCTATACTCGCATTTACCTGAATATTTTAAAGGATTGAAAGAAAAAGGTTTCTTAGTCAAGCTGGATACCAATGGTACTAATCCGGAGTTGCTAAAAAAGCTTCTAAATTTTAATTTGGTGGATTTTATTGCTCTTGATATTAAGTCATCGTTAGATCCGGATAATTATTTCAAGGCAGCGTGCATTCAAGATGAAATAATAATAGAGAAGATAAAAGACAGTATTGAATTGATCATGAACTCTAATATCGATTATGAATTTCGTACAACTGTGGTACCTTTATTACATTCTGAAGAGACTATTATGGAGATTGCTAAGTATATTAGTGGAGCAAAAAAATATGTATTACAGAACTTCTCTCCTTTAGAGATGACCCTCGATCCTTCTTTTCAAAAAATAAAATCCTATTCCACCGAAAAGATGCAAGAATTGTCGGATAAAGCGAAAAAGTATGTGCCAAATTGTTATTGGAGATGA
- the pgeF gene encoding peptidoglycan editing factor PgeF, protein MFIKSRDNLNQDFELKELGQIKYLKCRGLDRTNLLVNAFSTRVGGGSRTPFDSLNLSYNVGDEENRVAENRKIILNALNIDYRTTVNAQQVHKEKISIVKTKDKGKGAFKYSRGIAQTDALMTDIPGIPLVMCFADCVPIFILDPVKKVIALIHSGRKGTELELALKTLFKMKKIFNVNPQSCLAAIFPSIGACCYHIKEENKIDNYWLKKDKNKNLQISRQNKNGWSLDLKKANYGQLIEGGVEKKNIFISEICTADHPELFFSYRRDKGITGRMAAIFMLK, encoded by the coding sequence ATATTTATTAAAAGTAGAGATAATTTGAATCAGGATTTTGAATTAAAAGAACTTGGACAAATAAAATATTTAAAGTGTCGAGGATTAGACAGAACTAACTTGTTAGTTAATGCTTTTTCTACCCGGGTAGGCGGAGGAAGCAGAACTCCCTTTGATAGCCTTAATTTATCTTATAATGTAGGCGATGAAGAAAACCGCGTGGCAGAAAACCGAAAAATAATTTTGAATGCTTTAAATATTGATTATCGTACCACGGTAAATGCCCAACAAGTCCATAAAGAAAAAATAAGTATAGTAAAAACAAAAGATAAGGGCAAAGGTGCCTTCAAATATTCAAGGGGGATTGCACAAACTGATGCCTTAATGACAGATATCCCCGGTATACCCCTGGTTATGTGTTTTGCTGATTGTGTTCCTATTTTTATTTTAGATCCGGTTAAAAAGGTTATTGCTTTAATTCATAGCGGAAGAAAGGGAACAGAGTTGGAATTAGCTTTAAAAACTTTGTTTAAGATGAAAAAAATCTTTAATGTTAACCCCCAATCCTGCTTGGCTGCCATTTTTCCTTCCATTGGTGCTTGCTGTTACCATATAAAAGAAGAAAATAAAATTGATAACTATTGGTTAAAGAAAGATAAAAATAAAAACCTGCAAATTTCCCGGCAAAATAAAAACGGTTGGAGCCTTGATTTAAAAAAAGCAAACTATGGGCAATTGATTGAAGGAGGAGTAGAAAAAAAGAATATTTTTATCAGTGAGATTTGTACCGCAGATCATCCTGAACTTTTCTTTTCCTATCGAAGAGATAAAGGAATAACCGGCCGTATGGCTGCTATATTTATGTTGAAGTAA
- a CDS encoding FAD-dependent oxidoreductase, with protein MKTTDIAIIGGGPAGLSAAIYAASLGAKVTLVDDGLELGGQLIKQTHKFFGSEKQFAGIRGIKIAEKMIQDLKTYDNVEVIANSTVTGYYEDEVITIVQGVNGELLEKLKAKRIIVATGALENMLPFVNNDLPGVYGAGAVQTLMNLYGVVPGNNVLMVGAGNIGLIVSYQLLQAGIKVEAIVEALPKIGGYLVHASKIRRLGVPIYTSHTLKEVSGKDCVKKAVIAGINRNFEFIPGTEKELEVDTICLAVGLSPLSDLLWQAGCQMKYIPELCGYVALRDENLRSSINKIYIAGDVAGIEEASSAMLEGQIAGLNAAVSLGYQCDNYIQQNKKLKEELKELRNNPLSEGIRVGIEKALIKGGK; from the coding sequence TTGAAAACAACAGATATAGCAATTATCGGAGGAGGCCCAGCAGGACTATCAGCTGCTATCTACGCTGCTTCTCTAGGGGCAAAAGTAACCCTAGTTGATGATGGTTTAGAATTGGGTGGACAATTAATAAAACAAACCCATAAATTTTTCGGTTCCGAAAAACAATTTGCCGGGATCAGGGGAATAAAGATTGCTGAAAAGATGATACAGGACCTGAAAACCTATGATAATGTTGAAGTAATCGCTAATTCTACGGTTACCGGCTATTACGAAGATGAGGTCATAACCATTGTCCAGGGAGTAAATGGTGAACTATTGGAAAAACTAAAAGCTAAAAGAATAATTGTGGCTACCGGAGCGTTGGAAAATATGTTACCTTTTGTTAATAACGATTTGCCCGGAGTCTATGGTGCCGGAGCGGTACAGACCTTGATGAATCTTTATGGTGTAGTTCCTGGTAATAATGTTTTAATGGTAGGTGCCGGCAATATTGGCCTGATTGTAAGCTATCAGCTATTACAGGCTGGGATTAAGGTAGAGGCCATTGTGGAAGCTCTTCCCAAGATAGGTGGGTACCTGGTACATGCCTCTAAGATTAGACGTTTGGGCGTACCTATATACACTTCTCATACTCTAAAAGAAGTGTCAGGTAAGGATTGCGTAAAAAAAGCAGTCATTGCTGGTATTAATCGAAATTTTGAATTTATTCCCGGCACAGAAAAAGAACTGGAAGTGGATACCATATGTCTGGCTGTAGGTTTATCTCCACTCTCTGACCTGCTCTGGCAGGCCGGCTGTCAGATGAAATATATTCCCGAGCTTTGCGGCTATGTAGCCTTAAGGGATGAAAATCTTAGATCTAGTATCAATAAGATCTACATTGCCGGAGATGTGGCCGGTATCGAAGAGGCCAGTAGTGCCATGTTGGAAGGTCAAATAGCCGGTTTGAATGCTGCAGTAAGCCTGGGATATCAATGTGATAATTATATACAGCAAAACAAAAAGCTAAAAGAAGAGTTAAAAGAACTGAGAAACAATCCTTTAAGTGAGGGGATAAGGGTAGGCATAGAAAAAGCCTTGATAAAAGGGGGAAAATAA
- a CDS encoding (2Fe-2S)-binding protein, with amino-acid sequence MKDEIIICRCEDVTWGEIRQALEKGYTTLDEVKRITRAGMGRCQGTTCRRILLREIAKFYHKKIEDVAVPTFRPPTKPVKLGTLAGDEDE; translated from the coding sequence ATGAAAGATGAGATCATCATTTGTCGATGTGAAGATGTTACCTGGGGCGAAATCAGACAAGCTTTGGAAAAAGGCTATACTACACTTGATGAGGTAAAAAGGATTACCCGGGCAGGGATGGGAAGATGTCAGGGTACTACTTGCCGCAGGATTTTGCTAAGGGAAATTGCCAAGTTTTACCATAAAAAGATAGAAGATGTAGCCGTACCAACCTTTCGACCTCCCACCAAACCGGTAAAATTAGGAACTCTAGCAGGTGACGAGGATGAATAA
- a CDS encoding 4Fe-4S ferredoxin, with the protein MLERTGIPTDNDLEKVIPDKKRLDQGPVVIIECFQKIPCDPCAISCKLGAIKPFKDINDLPQVDFNRCTGCGICISFCPGLAIFVIDMNYSDKKSLIKLPYEMLPLPEKGEEVYALDRAGVILGKVKVARVLKTKNKTNILSLEVPKNMVMNVRSIKVEDKNNER; encoded by the coding sequence ATGTTAGAAAGAACTGGTATACCCACGGATAATGATTTAGAAAAAGTCATTCCGGATAAAAAAAGATTAGATCAAGGTCCGGTAGTTATCATAGAATGCTTCCAAAAAATTCCCTGCGACCCTTGTGCCATTTCCTGTAAGTTGGGGGCGATAAAACCCTTTAAGGATATCAATGATTTGCCGCAGGTCGATTTTAACCGATGTACCGGCTGCGGGATCTGTATAAGTTTCTGTCCCGGTCTGGCTATATTTGTTATAGATATGAATTATTCAGATAAAAAATCCTTGATAAAACTGCCGTATGAAATGTTACCCTTACCGGAAAAGGGAGAAGAAGTGTATGCTCTGGATAGAGCAGGTGTTATACTGGGTAAGGTTAAGGTAGCAAGAGTTTTAAAGACGAAAAACAAGACCAACATCCTATCTCTGGAGGTTCCAAAAAACATGGTCATGAACGTAAGAAGTATCAAAGTGGAGGACAAAAATAATGAAAGATGA
- a CDS encoding (2Fe-2S)-binding protein, whose protein sequence is MRIKKHPILEFCQKEKIRFTLDGKELEGYKGEPIASALVAAGIKVLSRSIKYKRPRGFFCAIGKCSACLMKVNGIPNVRTCVTKLEEGMRVETQKGKGDFN, encoded by the coding sequence ATGAGGATAAAAAAACATCCCATTTTAGAATTTTGCCAAAAAGAAAAGATAAGATTTACCTTAGATGGGAAAGAATTGGAAGGTTATAAAGGTGAGCCCATTGCTTCTGCTTTGGTAGCTGCCGGTATAAAAGTATTAAGCAGAAGCATTAAATATAAACGTCCGAGAGGTTTTTTTTGCGCAATTGGAAAATGCTCAGCCTGTTTAATGAAAGTAAATGGTATCCCCAATGTCAGAACCTGTGTGACTAAATTGGAAGAAGGAATGAGAGTAGAAACCCAAAAAGGAAAAGGTGATTTCAATTGA